A portion of the Melanotaenia boesemani isolate fMelBoe1 chromosome 2, fMelBoe1.pri, whole genome shotgun sequence genome contains these proteins:
- the LOC121631171 gene encoding claudin-9-like isoform X2 codes for MANFPPLAQYGLWKFCMVLLNERLECVNFEVPPILASTYHATKAMTVISCLLTCLSLLILLIQHFGASCIPYLQNEDAKPKIYLVVGVGLLLAGLLVIISAISLPHALEQFLKSNLEGGRKSFVLVKGSCVYVGWMAGLLLLLDGGLLCFFRKKTTQIGSVNITLCRFF; via the exons ATGGCAAACTTCCCACCG TTGGCTCAATACGGCCTGTGGAAGTTTTGTATGGTGCTGCTCAATGAGCGGCTGGAGTGCGTGAATTTTGAAGTCCCACCCATATTAGCCTCAACCTACCATGCCACCAAAGCCATGACTGTCATCAGCTGCTTGCTCACCTGCCTcagcctcctcatcctcctcatccaaCATTTCGGTGCCAGCTGCATCCCCTATCTGCAGAATGAAGATGCAAAGCCTAAAATCTACCTGGTGGTCGGGGTGGGCCTGCTGCTGGCTGGCCTTCTGGTGATCATCTCAGCCATCTCGCTTCCTCATGCCTTGGAGCAGTTTTTGAAGTCCAACCTGGAAGGAGGACGTAAATCCTTTGTACTTGTCAAGGGATCATGCGTCTATGTAGGTTGGATGGCTGGTCTGCTACTGCTTCTTGATGGAGGTCTGCTCTGCTTCTTCAGAAAGAAGACCACTCAGATTGGGTCTGTCAATATCACCTTGTGCCGtttcttttaa
- the LOC121631171 gene encoding claudin-4-like isoform X1 produces MGKPIVPVALGVLGLIGVIVCCAVPHWIVVYGKLPTGEVEQLAQYGLWKFCMVLLNERLECVNFEVPPILASTYHATKAMTVISCLLTCLSLLILLIQHFGASCIPYLQNEDAKPKIYLVVGVGLLLAGLLVIISAISLPHALEQFLKSNLEGGRKSFVLVKGSCVYVGWMAGLLLLLDGGLLCFFRKKTTQIGSVNITLCRFF; encoded by the exons ATGGGAAAGCCTATTGTCCCTGTGGCCTTAGGAGTCCTCGGACTCATTGGTGTCATTGTTTGCTGCGCTGTTCCTCATTGGATTGTGGTGTATGGCAAACTTCCCACCGGTGAGGTTGAACag TTGGCTCAATACGGCCTGTGGAAGTTTTGTATGGTGCTGCTCAATGAGCGGCTGGAGTGCGTGAATTTTGAAGTCCCACCCATATTAGCCTCAACCTACCATGCCACCAAAGCCATGACTGTCATCAGCTGCTTGCTCACCTGCCTcagcctcctcatcctcctcatccaaCATTTCGGTGCCAGCTGCATCCCCTATCTGCAGAATGAAGATGCAAAGCCTAAAATCTACCTGGTGGTCGGGGTGGGCCTGCTGCTGGCTGGCCTTCTGGTGATCATCTCAGCCATCTCGCTTCCTCATGCCTTGGAGCAGTTTTTGAAGTCCAACCTGGAAGGAGGACGTAAATCCTTTGTACTTGTCAAGGGATCATGCGTCTATGTAGGTTGGATGGCTGGTCTGCTACTGCTTCTTGATGGAGGTCTGCTCTGCTTCTTCAGAAAGAAGACCACTCAGATTGGGTCTGTCAATATCACCTTGTGCCGtttcttttaa